The Parabacteroides sp. AD58 genome includes a window with the following:
- a CDS encoding helix-turn-helix domain-containing protein produces MEVAVKSVHIGEAIEKRRLELDISKSELGRRIGVSQQHVNRILKRDTMESKKLVDLCHALDFNFFTLFCEVPPQISAYLAAVTLHGDANNFIGDAQLIAELTAERAKAAQAEERVAELTEKVEMQKEYIESLKNNLEDKNAIIELLRKGQQ; encoded by the coding sequence ATGGAAGTTGCAGTAAAAAGTGTGCATATAGGCGAGGCAATAGAGAAACGCCGGCTGGAACTTGACATCAGTAAGTCCGAACTCGGACGTAGAATTGGTGTCTCCCAGCAGCATGTCAACAGAATATTGAAAAGAGATACGATGGAGAGTAAGAAGCTGGTAGACCTATGTCATGCCCTGGACTTTAACTTTTTCACTTTGTTCTGTGAAGTGCCCCCTCAGATCTCGGCTTATCTCGCTGCCGTAACGCTTCATGGTGATGCCAACAATTTTATAGGTGATGCGCAGTTAATCGCTGAGCTGACCGCAGAGCGAGCTAAGGCTGCACAAGCAGAAGAGCGAGTAGCGGAATTGACCGAGAAAGTGGAAATGCAAAAAGAGTATATAGAATCCTTAAAGAATAATTTAGAGGATAAGAATGCTATCATTGAGCTTTTGCGCAAAGGCCAACAATGA
- a CDS encoding SLOG family protein, with protein MIEKKTTKVKATAKAVAFTGHREISHIHQEQVRERLKEAVLQAIRQGANKFYCGMALGFDMMAAEEVLSLKLSIPMLKLVAVVPFKGQSASWSMVEQQRYAYILSKADDVVHLSEDYFNGCYFKRNDYMLSHSGSVIAYFDGKPKGGTAYTCRKAREKRMPVVNVY; from the coding sequence ATGATAGAAAAGAAAACAACGAAGGTAAAGGCAACGGCAAAGGCGGTTGCCTTTACCGGACATAGAGAAATTTCCCATATTCATCAAGAACAAGTAAGGGAACGGCTGAAGGAAGCCGTGCTGCAAGCCATCCGTCAAGGAGCGAACAAGTTCTACTGCGGCATGGCGCTCGGTTTTGACATGATGGCGGCAGAAGAAGTCCTTTCCCTCAAGTTGAGCATCCCCATGCTGAAGCTGGTAGCAGTCGTTCCCTTCAAGGGACAGAGCGCTTCCTGGTCCATGGTGGAGCAGCAGCGCTATGCCTATATCCTTTCCAAGGCGGACGATGTGGTGCATCTGAGTGAAGACTACTTCAATGGATGCTATTTCAAACGGAACGACTACATGCTGTCGCATTCCGGCAGTGTGATTGCCTACTTTGACGGCAAGCCGAAGGGCGGCACAGCCTATACCTGTCGCAAGGCAAGGGAGAAACGGATGCCTGTCGTCAATGTGTATTAG
- a CDS encoding 3'-5' exonuclease, whose translation MRLEKWFISNLDDSQRNIIVQSIDKSIVVRGSAGSGKTNLAIHRALQAKNKGTYAIIIFTIALKRMIAYGMEVLGLDKERIAYEWAWTNRGFDMTGDVYWKKGDGNYLYLVNDTEVRKFKRCEKNSKAYGLDFADWVAYKFYSAFGRRVSWFNEVAYDNKFSVTDTDYELIPSGTMYKQCENIIDYLIIDEAQDFNISDYKLRIVPKAGVSLSLFGDSAQQMNSNGSNIEDIAIALDYDRLSLDYNYRLPKSIAKVAQQIQNTNVDLMTNNKKDGGNSDYPNYPKPVIAKYNNREEELHGILSKIQMEDLDDVAILVPTESDVMEVNKFLNDNGVNTQVHYRTGKVVPFNTINTLDFSNNDLPCILTYYAAKGSEFDNVFVPFANAANTMSRNSFYVACTRSSRNLYISYSGKRTPYLENVSKEFVTEIDYTKQS comes from the coding sequence ATGAGATTAGAAAAATGGTTTATATCAAATCTTGATGATTCACAAAGGAATATCATTGTTCAAAGCATAGATAAAAGTATTGTTGTTCGAGGATCTGCAGGAAGTGGTAAAACAAATCTTGCCATACATCGCGCACTTCAAGCAAAAAACAAAGGAACATATGCAATTATTATCTTTACCATTGCTCTAAAACGTATGATAGCATATGGAATGGAAGTTCTTGGTCTAGATAAAGAAAGAATTGCTTATGAATGGGCATGGACTAACCGAGGTTTTGATATGACAGGTGATGTATACTGGAAAAAAGGTGACGGAAACTATTTATACCTCGTTAACGATACTGAGGTAAGAAAGTTCAAACGTTGTGAAAAGAATTCAAAAGCATACGGTTTAGATTTCGCAGATTGGGTAGCATATAAATTTTATAGTGCATTTGGCAGAAGAGTGAGTTGGTTTAATGAAGTTGCCTATGACAATAAGTTTAGTGTAACGGATACAGATTATGAATTGATACCAAGCGGCACAATGTATAAGCAGTGTGAGAACATTATAGATTACCTCATTATTGATGAAGCACAGGACTTTAATATTTCAGATTACAAACTACGCATAGTACCAAAGGCGGGTGTTAGTCTTTCTTTGTTCGGTGACTCTGCTCAACAAATGAACAGCAATGGAAGTAATATCGAAGATATTGCCATTGCCTTAGATTATGACAGATTGTCCCTTGACTATAACTATCGTTTGCCTAAATCTATAGCCAAGGTTGCCCAACAGATCCAGAATACGAATGTCGATCTTATGACAAACAATAAAAAAGATGGCGGTAATAGTGATTATCCAAACTATCCCAAACCTGTTATTGCTAAATATAACAATCGGGAAGAAGAACTTCATGGCATTTTGAGCAAGATTCAGATGGAAGACCTTGATGACGTTGCTATTTTGGTTCCAACAGAATCTGATGTCATGGAAGTTAACAAGTTCCTTAATGATAATGGTGTAAATACTCAGGTACACTACAGGACAGGTAAAGTTGTTCCTTTTAACACCATTAACACTCTTGATTTTTCAAACAATGATCTACCATGTATTCTAACATACTATGCAGCTAAAGGTTCAGAGTTCGACAATGTCTTTGTACCATTCGCAAATGCAGCAAACACAATGAGTCGCAACTCTTTCTATGTGGCATGTACAAGATCTTCACGTAACCTTTACATTTCATATTCTGGTAAGCGCACACCTTACCTTGAAAATGTAAGTAAAGAATTTGTAACCGAAATAGATTATACCAAACAGTCATGA
- a CDS encoding Y-family DNA polymerase, with protein MIALVDCNSFFCSVEKVFHPGLNGKPVCVLSCNDGCIVALTPEAKALGLRRGDPIFKKKDIVQHYGVKLFSTNMYLYAAMSKRVNNILRSAVPHSEVYSIDESFLYLDGLEKYHDLEDYMRGVVEKVRLYTDIPVSVGIAHTKTLAKIGSKFAKQYKGYHSVCMIDNEEKRRKALALFDLSDVWGIGKQTLAKLNYLGIRTPLEFADKKESWVRSHFSKPGWQTWKELNGISCIDTSEVAQRQTICTSRSFGNLVTDYDALQASVASFAASCANKLRGQHSLTSAVTVFVSSNRFREDLTQYSNGQTRILPMPTSDTIEITQAALSVLKEIYREGISYKKTGVILGDITDASYIQQNLFDEVKNRPERMQLMKSIDALNHRFGLRKIHLAVEGEEKQAWHAKSEFRSGNYLSDLKEILTIQI; from the coding sequence ATGATTGCTTTAGTCGATTGCAACAGTTTCTTCTGTTCCGTGGAGAAGGTCTTCCATCCCGGACTGAACGGAAAGCCCGTCTGCGTGCTTTCCTGCAACGATGGCTGCATTGTGGCCTTGACTCCGGAAGCCAAGGCACTGGGACTGCGTCGTGGAGACCCCATCTTCAAGAAGAAGGATATAGTGCAGCACTATGGAGTGAAGCTGTTCTCTACGAACATGTATCTCTATGCGGCCATGTCCAAACGGGTGAACAACATTCTGCGGTCTGCTGTGCCTCATTCAGAAGTCTATTCGATTGATGAATCCTTCCTCTATCTGGATGGTCTAGAGAAATATCATGACTTGGAGGACTATATGCGTGGAGTGGTGGAGAAGGTCCGGCTTTATACGGACATCCCGGTTAGTGTAGGAATTGCACATACCAAGACTTTGGCGAAGATTGGAAGCAAGTTTGCCAAGCAGTACAAAGGCTACCATTCAGTGTGCATGATAGACAATGAAGAAAAGCGCCGGAAAGCGTTGGCGCTCTTTGACCTTTCTGACGTATGGGGAATTGGTAAACAGACCCTTGCCAAGCTGAACTACCTGGGCATCCGTACTCCTTTGGAATTTGCCGACAAGAAGGAAAGTTGGGTGCGCAGCCACTTCTCCAAGCCGGGATGGCAGACGTGGAAGGAGTTGAACGGTATTTCGTGCATTGATACTTCGGAAGTAGCGCAGCGGCAGACCATTTGTACCAGTCGGAGCTTTGGGAATTTGGTTACGGACTATGATGCGTTGCAGGCATCGGTCGCCAGCTTTGCGGCCAGCTGCGCCAACAAGCTACGGGGACAGCACTCGCTGACTTCGGCCGTGACGGTCTTTGTGTCGAGCAACCGCTTCCGGGAGGACCTTACTCAGTACTCCAACGGGCAGACGAGGATCCTGCCTATGCCGACCTCAGACACGATTGAGATTACACAGGCGGCGCTGAGTGTGCTGAAGGAGATTTATCGGGAAGGAATCAGCTACAAGAAGACGGGAGTCATTCTCGGAGACATCACGGATGCTTCCTATATCCAGCAGAATCTCTTTGATGAGGTAAAGAACCGACCGGAACGGATGCAGCTCATGAAAAGCATTGATGCACTGAATCACCGCTTCGGTCTGCGGAAGATACATCTGGCCGTGGAGGGCGAAGAGAAGCAGGCCTGGCATGCCAAGAGCGAGTTCCGGAGCGGTAACTATCTGTCTGATTTAAAGGAGATACTGACAATTCAGATATAA
- a CDS encoding helix-turn-helix domain-containing protein, with product MTDLKNTWIAIAPDRNYTIKEACLFLGVHRCTIYDYIHHPERPLPFIRIHTDKRGILFRGSDLIAYKEAGLPRRGRKFKNSPRE from the coding sequence ATGACCGACTTGAAGAACACATGGATAGCGATAGCTCCCGACCGGAACTACACCATTAAGGAAGCCTGCCTTTTCCTCGGGGTTCACCGATGCACCATCTACGACTACATCCACCATCCCGAGCGACCTTTGCCTTTTATCCGGATCCATACCGATAAAAGGGGCATCCTCTTCCGAGGAAGCGACCTCATTGCCTACAAGGAAGCGGGTCTCCCGAGAAGAGGACGCAAGTTCAAGAACAGCCCTCGTGAATAG
- a CDS encoding IS30-like element IS4351 family transposase: protein MSKHITEEQRYAISMMLQIPMSKKAIAEAIGVDKSTVYREIKRNCDARSGSYSMELAQRKADRRKQQKHRKEVLTPAMRKRIIKLLKKGFSPEQIVGRSRLEGIAMVSHETIYRWIWEDKRRGGKLHKYLRRQGRRYAKRGSKNAGRGFIPGRVDIDERPEIVELKERFGDLEIDTIIGKNHKGAILTINDRATSRVWIRKLSGKEAIPVAKIAVWALRKVKNLIHTITADNGKEFAKHEEIAQKLEIKFYFCKPYHSWERGANENTNGLIRQYIPKGKDFSEVTNKQIKWIENKLNNRPRKRLGYLTPNEKFKQIINQNSVAFAS, encoded by the coding sequence ATGAGCAAACATATAACCGAGGAACAAAGGTATGCAATTTCTATGATGTTGCAAATACCGATGAGCAAAAAAGCAATAGCGGAAGCTATCGGAGTAGATAAAAGCACTGTTTACAGGGAGATAAAGCGCAATTGCGACGCCCGAAGTGGTAGCTATAGCATGGAGCTTGCCCAGCGAAAAGCAGACAGGCGCAAGCAGCAAAAACATCGCAAGGAAGTGCTTACACCGGCAATGAGAAAACGGATAATAAAGCTGTTGAAGAAAGGATTCAGCCCGGAGCAGATTGTCGGCAGGAGCCGCTTGGAGGGAATTGCGATGGTATCTCACGAAACGATATATCGCTGGATTTGGGAGGATAAGCGGCGGGGTGGCAAACTGCACAAATATCTTCGCAGACAAGGTCGCAGGTATGCCAAACGTGGTTCTAAAAATGCAGGGCGAGGATTTATCCCAGGCAGGGTGGATATTGATGAGCGTCCCGAGATAGTGGAACTGAAGGAGAGATTTGGTGATTTAGAGATAGATACAATTATTGGTAAGAACCACAAAGGTGCCATTCTTACCATTAACGACAGAGCAACAAGCAGGGTCTGGATACGCAAGTTGTCGGGAAAAGAAGCCATCCCGGTAGCTAAGATTGCAGTATGGGCACTGCGGAAAGTGAAAAACTTAATACACACAATTACGGCTGACAATGGAAAGGAGTTTGCAAAGCACGAGGAAATTGCGCAAAAATTGGAAATAAAATTCTATTTTTGCAAACCATACCACTCATGGGAACGTGGTGCCAATGAAAACACCAACGGGCTTATCAGGCAGTATATCCCAAAGGGTAAGGACTTTAGTGAAGTAACCAACAAACAGATTAAGTGGATTGAAAATAAACTCAATAATCGACCTCGTAAAAGACTTGGATACCTCACGCCAAACGAAAAATTTAAACAAATTATTAATCAGAATTCTGTTGCATTTGCAAGTTGA
- a CDS encoding LexA family protein, which translates to MDNQEKQVINQAENQPQKPGRGGKRPGAGRPKGDGTSKLYAFRADKEVAAYLDSQENKTDFIKECIIRQMEVAKSRQEDEALRQLGEVMPTSRIKPMSLPFFDVKVVAGFPIPLNNDELAQDIEVLKMLCPHPDSSYLIRVQGRSMIEAGVHDGDIIIVDKSERNPTEKQIAVCELNGEYTLKRVCRKEGTLWLVPANPEYPEIEITEGDDFSVWGVVTYIIHKPVY; encoded by the coding sequence ATGGATAATCAGGAAAAACAAGTGATAAATCAAGCGGAAAACCAACCCCAGAAACCCGGCAGAGGTGGTAAAAGACCAGGTGCAGGCCGCCCCAAGGGAGATGGCACCAGCAAGCTCTATGCTTTTCGGGCCGATAAGGAGGTGGCTGCCTATCTGGACAGCCAGGAGAACAAGACGGACTTCATCAAGGAATGTATCATCCGGCAGATGGAAGTAGCTAAAAGCAGACAGGAAGACGAAGCCTTGAGGCAGTTGGGAGAAGTGATGCCTACCAGCCGTATCAAGCCGATGTCGCTGCCTTTCTTTGATGTAAAGGTGGTGGCCGGTTTTCCCATTCCTTTGAACAATGATGAACTGGCGCAGGACATCGAGGTATTGAAGATGTTGTGCCCACACCCGGACTCTTCATACTTGATCCGTGTGCAGGGCCGTTCGATGATTGAAGCCGGAGTGCATGATGGCGACATCATCATAGTCGATAAGAGTGAACGGAACCCTACGGAAAAGCAGATTGCAGTCTGTGAACTGAATGGAGAATACACGCTGAAACGGGTTTGCAGGAAGGAAGGAACCCTTTGGCTGGTTCCGGCCAATCCCGAGTACCCCGAGATTGAAATCACCGAGGGCGATGATTTCAGTGTTTGGGGAGTCGTGACATATATCATCCACAAGCCTGTTTACTAA
- a CDS encoding glucuronyl hydrolase: MKNFLLLCVLSTVGLLLSACTSEPKEEPIGSVIERGLKTATDQALLMAKELENQEEKLPKSMKDGKLETSDYSWWCSGFFPGELWYLYEANPTPELKKYAELYTARVEKVKTITYSHDVGFMLNCSYGNGYRLTGNPKYKEVMIEGAHSLATRYNPQLGLMRSWDSDKQKWQYAVIIDNMMNLEFLMWAGRATGDSTFTQMAISHADKTMANHFRPDYSSYHVVSYDTLTAQPHIKQTHQGYADESAWVRGQAWALYGYTMMYREAKKQAYLEQANHIAQFLMNHPNMPADKIPYWDFDCPDIPHTVRDASAAAIMASALIELSQFNPNDFGKQCLNFAEQQIRSLTSPAYLATPGTNANFSIMHCTGHLPGNSEVDVPLSYADYYYVEALLRLRNVLNIGR, encoded by the coding sequence ATGAAGAATTTTTTGTTATTATGTGTGTTATCGACTGTAGGATTACTCTTGTCAGCATGCACGAGTGAACCGAAGGAAGAACCTATTGGTTCGGTTATTGAACGTGGATTGAAGACAGCTACAGATCAAGCCTTACTTATGGCCAAAGAATTGGAAAACCAGGAGGAAAAATTACCCAAGTCGATGAAAGATGGTAAGCTGGAAACCAGCGATTACAGTTGGTGGTGCAGTGGATTTTTCCCTGGGGAATTATGGTACTTGTATGAAGCTAATCCGACACCTGAATTGAAAAAGTATGCTGAGTTATATACCGCTCGGGTAGAAAAAGTAAAGACTATTACTTATAGTCATGACGTTGGTTTTATGTTGAATTGCAGCTATGGTAATGGTTATCGTCTGACGGGTAACCCGAAGTATAAAGAAGTCATGATAGAAGGCGCTCATTCGCTTGCCACACGTTATAATCCGCAATTAGGATTAATGCGCTCGTGGGATTCCGATAAACAGAAGTGGCAGTATGCGGTCATCATTGACAACATGATGAATTTGGAATTCCTGATGTGGGCAGGTCGTGCGACGGGAGATAGTACCTTTACCCAAATGGCTATTTCGCATGCAGACAAGACAATGGCCAATCATTTCCGTCCGGATTATAGTAGTTATCATGTCGTATCATACGATACTTTGACAGCCCAGCCACACATCAAACAAACCCATCAGGGATATGCCGATGAATCAGCTTGGGTTCGCGGTCAGGCGTGGGCTTTATATGGTTACACAATGATGTACCGCGAAGCCAAGAAACAGGCTTATTTGGAACAGGCCAACCACATTGCTCAATTCTTGATGAATCATCCCAACATGCCGGCTGATAAGATTCCTTATTGGGATTTCGACTGTCCTGATATTCCTCATACTGTGCGTGATGCCTCTGCAGCTGCTATCATGGCTTCCGCCCTCATTGAATTGAGTCAGTTTAATCCCAATGATTTCGGTAAGCAATGCCTTAACTTTGCCGAACAACAGATTCGTTCGCTGACTTCTCCAGCTTATCTGGCAACACCGGGGACGAATGCAAACTTTTCCATCATGCACTGTACAGGTCATCTTCCGGGAAACAGCGAAGTGGATGTGCCTCTGAGTTATGCTGATTATTATTATGTTGAAGCTTTACTCCGTTTGCGGAATGTGTTGAATATTGGCCGATAA